The Pseudanabaena sp. PCC 6802 genomic interval GACCCGGCAGTAACTGAACGGAATAATGCCACACAGATTGCTGGATTAGTGTCAAGTTTGGTATGCCCAGAACCAAAACGTAAATAATGCCAACCAGATGAATAGCTGCTAACCCAAACAGGCAGCTAATTGTGATTTGCTTCATGCTCAAGGGGCGCAGAAACGCAAGATAGCCGCACAACCAGGCACCAGGAATAAAACCTAACAAATAACCAAAAACTGGCGATCGCAAAGAACCAATGCCACCGCCGTGGTAGAACACGTTAAACCCGCTCAGACCAAGGAAAATATAAGCAACTTGAGCCAGCAAACCCGCACTTTTACCGCCCAAGCAGCCTGTAATTAACACCGCACCAATTTGCATGGTGGCGCTTACCTGTTGTACTAAAGCACCTTCAGCATTACCAGGTAAAGGTGGCAGCAAAATTGCCGGCTGTAAAAATGTACTGCCAATTGTGAGCAAAAGTCCTGTCACTGCCCACATAACTTCTAGAACCGTAGGCACAGGCTTACTTCCATATATCCTCTTAGTCTTCATGCAGAGTAATGATACTCCGAAGTCTCCACAAATCGATCGCAGCTTTTCGATCGCTACTTTACCTTAAGCAAAACCAAAAGCAGGATGTTGTTTAACCCAACTTGTGGATATATTAAATGAATAATAGGTGATTTTTACATGCGGATGGTCAGCTCGATACTGCTTTTTTACATCGCTTGTTTGTAACTATGCTTGGCAAATCAACAACTGGAGAAACAGACTACCTGCTAGCCCTTGAGGATTGTTGTCGCGATCCGGCTGCTTTTGCCAAGTTAAAGCAAATCCTGAGCAACCTCCAGGAGCGTCAGAACTCTCTGGCAGCTAGCCTGCAAGAGAGAGAGACCCAGGTACGTCAGACCAGCTCTAATTTACAAGCAATATTTGAAGCATTTCCCGATTTGCAGTTTCGGCTTGATGCCGATGGCACCGTACTCGACTATCATGTTGGCAGTACTACCACACTATACATTCCCCCAGAACGGTTCCTGGGATGCAAGGTTCAGGATATTTTACCTCCTCCTACTGGAGCACAGGTTGATGCTGCCATATCCCAGGTAATTGCCACTAAGTCGCTTACGATTGTCGAGTATACCTTGCCTGGATCGGAGGGGGAGACGATCTTTGAGGCCAGGTTATTACCCCTCCCAGACGAGCAAATTATTGCGATCGTCAGGGATGTGACGGAGCGCAAACAAGCCGAGCAGGCTCTGCGCCTATCAGAGGAAAAATTTGCCAAAGTATTTCATTCTAGTCCTGCTGCGATTACGGTATCGACTTTTAAAGAAGGTCGCTACTTAGAAGTGAACGATACATTTGAGCGACTGAGCGGCTATACGCGAGAAGAAGTAGTCGGGCATACTGCTGCCAAACTCAAGATCTGGGCCGATCCTGAAGACGCATTGCATCTTCGAGAGATGTTACTACAGCGCGGCAAGGTGCAAAATGTAGAATATCGATTTCGCATGAAGTCGGGCAAT includes:
- a CDS encoding biotin transporter BioY gives rise to the protein MPTVLEVMWAVTGLLLTIGSTFLQPAILLPPLPGNAEGALVQQVSATMQIGAVLITGCLGGKSAGLLAQVAYIFLGLSGFNVFYHGGGIGSLRSPVFGYLLGFIPGAWLCGYLAFLRPLSMKQITISCLFGLAAIHLVGIIYVLVLGIPNLTLIQQSVWHYSVQLLPGQLVVVCGTIVLATLTRRLLFY